The following are from one region of the Plasmodium gaboni strain SY75 chromosome 12, whole genome shotgun sequence genome:
- a CDS encoding osmiophilic body protein: MKFLSFFFLSFIFLQLIYGKKVLNFENIIKHLKESKLLPEDIPHLLENDLIIVPPYLIYKYKGKIYHLHNNVDVTLINHPEEDSCDKEEIWESPFAPKEPEQERPQEPELVPQVEPESGPLPEEVKEPEPEPELEPELEVREEEEEEEEEEVIEGDMVLDEETGIKIPKKTDEDILDVSKIRDEYDLPKVVELTSEEKEKNNILHFGGNKSTAFNLKEIINYKGDESIVNSLASSFDHFYTPNVEERNISNGYNVDIKDYYDLLRALHILCKEEDNKLYTINRIPKDEVLFFLKHAYVNIYNSLKKYILLNGYNFEDYIYSSENFTLDQFFKDYFFLSNDDTNENGTFNNIIESIKYIKKAKEKLNVKRIEEKIKYFFQIYNVHAFDFKLLHYLFSRNQIINYNEDDLIHHAVDIMNITRVDISPRVISALFMYFLNKVNIFLVPQYATINKKNDFTLLLEHNDLLLRTEIIYQDFLRHFFKHKLLHIKLKKKNHDNAYQLVPWSQTLFSEFDSTYNFLHFKYLIILFHDSYYAFVDYFEGKDKLNQVLKDNKENKTIDNLDKFLNELLNLFLIEKVGILSTLEEYFVSTVKQVGRTLSDDHHFDSSEYTDNYFTPEEEEQALKDFKEEEYLEHDFHHNENDMDHYYEYQGDFDSYEEEENELRKFKEDEPELFPMDETPITDDYTSHDDTLNHFDDKQTEDHESFYISEDEDNLNHPYEEECDMSHNEEEKDDTYNAPRGDHDDSFFTYEEEEDIERNDDVEQNDDVERNDDVERYDHVERNDHVERNGENSSWSEEDEENKNSFLSYQNHDERDISPHNMNQHKKELFDHNKITPHQLDHSKNIVGHHYDNVYHNHNIKHYRKKNGQQNNNIDQKGYKKFYKKHQNNVLGESSFVTLFEGDEKHDYTELRKKIEENLKEEWKKRFNEEKEXXXXXXXXXXAKDDLEELEFLRTRDAEESESESEPDAAKGEVKYLSASRSPDSFYYNTAISSFHEKMEELYNTSISSSLNYVKEINRKFDDVYRELKSKSYPKFDDLTSQTKTNCNKLFQKLNESIKDKEYQKNILLYKNKVIDILDDIQKKANGKYIIIQSLIVEKLDLYKSEVVRLSDRKFYKNFRKVLGKRKMKMLEDFRAQFKDALRFIKDMTTTYVEEEYTKVLEDIYMEKKKYYKEQYSKMRRIISSNLDYEVNKQIKEHYHKVDTISEHKFQEIRQHMRDKIESTINELYKEVYVVIQVDLAHYYNQLETLYSDLFQALQQNKHIPRHLNVLEKKLEITKRKKKNKAAFFSASPNMLDLQHSSDTSIGGSQRNGDVLKSEDNEEMLLLEQIQSLKNKMGDNQNEMGSILEKLDNLSDEYESLQNKLNVVEEIYKNLRHFKHYVEKLYKESKIHREKFIIKVDVLSNVYSSLEYLVKFLLHDFEEWSFEKEELEKRLYELEQRKKYVTLEIQIRDILFKDIQDVKGEYINISNNNNIRNNLKKQVLKDLDLEISKLKDQIIELDIKKNIALEQINYLTNNSNEIVPDVISGLMPAPRIVPVSEDIYDYITWIRDNTAVINDTLRHFVMTFDQKIYDYDDNIIFVYNFKELVYKENLSDEKYNANYYYELNRFYLHLEEFYYIFKHYVELKKIEDLGDVVTPPLEENIIVKKNSLIEVHSKDKDKRETIQYLERNILHIYNILKNIKNNNIHLYHYLVPDLSIILIDPDEFKKLEGDEKKPELIKLHKYLVDTYTNLKREGEVVDETYKEYINYHNHFEHTYHKLLWYMTILKRYIDRSKKIYEKSYGTPGVSHIQIYDNKGKTKTKTKSKSNYNNNYNNNYNNNYSNVSYFHSYAQLNYHNMANEGSENIFMKSPILIQYDMQKVVESNEKRYIRVLKDQNNFPYKLGEIKETYVLNKNIYDKYVRSNKLNEYNKYMNIKLYNIVSENKKGKLYLFEKEELEKYHIMFGGKSLIKGSLSNFLSHSKIKNINKNLLINQINDSVNEYLKKSNISYTSIIELIKYLQKTPNVIHIIDLIRIGNRILDVSNILYINKQWFSLYLYTLFELLGIEINMEISELHEQIELKEKENDYNISYKSYVLQYLYILRNYNKRIEIKNKIQSNVLKFLLPQHTFEIQDYSPVLYDFLKSINDSMDGDSSTYEQFKKKNSEFYGTIKSVIKKGIEDFLYSTFEKIIEENPQLKEELYFDDNYNDEERDRFRFANYIWDRANLNEILTLYFYVLNPGLRSVIYKHFIKVNIKCLKDYTNFDFKELFSFLNYDDIGASFINYLKEHELFEVPPLIIFLRFFFNKKNEELFTFSYIRSKINSYFEGKTLDRKTKEMIAILVYSFFMRISYLSVSYFDNDIFKIINKSDLKILILFHTIINKINYLLYCGTEKLFIERYVPTNLYLQNRIFKIDAVKLFHQFIYNIPPYIKNLVLHFFKSNQFVDVTKKLIIDFLKHSHKLLDITNHKDGHFYQLKNNIYKLETFLFSWKYNFSKNKNIIESTYTKLIETNPSFKNMPLLYNRRIKYDSINEKLEYKEELDLYDMIDNDSFEQLLDLLNKESINLEQLSLLFSRYITNEANINDYPKLYMFKKYITFVQDETFFLRLYEYLYNLLYKEFKLPQPIYELYYVFIKTFIEYILLPEKLTQEEKSQNVLNYDLHNKYMNFQQFSQKLFLCLFNFYYYDEIYECQPFGSFTQEEFSYEQQIFNILQQPFIDINPVIKHNYINDDYYNYEKGLNGNYLSANLNNNNNNINNNYVNTKDKNGDFTHGININSDILNIFIKQYITLVDKPLDQQNVQIDIFNVKYFTLEITKFVLKHILKKLPYNYLIHMNWNDTYIHIDHILDYLFLHFYKKNKTQLDLQQNQLQGLANKINFEKKNIANTHINDQYISKQISQAVQNYDRSNNFFGTINNLLKDSNQLQPTYRHIKYYIDHYILQYALHNHMLFKYLYNIFKNIHQYKTYFPTLSELYLYIDKRVTIINAMNNSFLYKRIHTREVIHTFLLVCHALGLDLYEL, from the coding sequence ATGAAGTTTCTCTCGTTCTTTTTCTTATCGTTTATCTTCCTTCAGTTGATATATGGGAAAAAGGTATTAAATTTTGAAAACATTATTAAACATCTTAAGGAAAGCAAATTATTGCCGGAAGATATTCCTCACCTTTTAGAAAATGACTTAATTATTGTGCCTCCTTATTTAatctataaatataaaggaaaaatatatcacCTACATAATAATGTAGATGTTACTTTGATAAACCATCCTGAAGAAGATTCATGCGATAAGGAAGAAATTTGGGAATCTCCTTTTGCTCCTAAAGAACCTGAACAGGAACGACCTCAAGAACCTGAACTGGTACCTCAGGTTGAACCCGAATCGGGACCATTGCCTGAAGAGGTCAAAGAACCTGAGCCGGAACCTGAACTAGAACCAGAATTAGAAGTTCGAGAAGAAGAAGAGGAAGAGGAAGAGGAAGAAGTGATTGAAGGTGATATGGTATTAGACGAAGAAACTGGAATTAAAATCCCTAAAAAGACAGATGAAGATATTTTAGATGTAAGCAAAATTCGAGATGAATATGACTTACCTAAAGTTGTGGAATTAACATCTGAAGAGaaagaaaagaataatattttacattttGGAGGTAATAAAAGTACAGcatttaatttaaaagagattataaattataaaggAGATGAGAGTATAGTAAATAGCTTAGCTAGTTCCTTTGATCATTTTTATACACCTAATGTTGAAGAACGTAATATAAGTAATGGTTATAATGTTGATATTAAGgattattatgatttattaagagcattacatatattatgtaaagaggaagataataaattatatacaataaataGAATACCTAAGGATGAggtattattttttcttaaacatgcatatgtaaatatatataattctttaaaaaaatacattttattaaatggatataattttgaagattatatatattcgTCTGAGAATTTTACTTTAGAtcaattttttaaagattatttttttttatcaaatgATGATACTAATGAAAATGGTACTTTTAACAATATAATTGAAagtataaaatatatcaaaaaggctaaagaaaaattaaatgtaAAAAGAATAGAAGAgaagataaaatatttttttcaaatatataacgTACATGCATTTGATTTTAAATTATTGCATTATCTATTTTCTAGaaatcaaataataaattataatgaagATGATTTAATTCATCATGCTGTAgatattatgaatataacAAGGGTAGATATATCTCCAAGAGTTATATCTGctttatttatgtatttcttaaataaagtaaatatattcttgGTACCACAATATGcaacaataaataaaaaaaacgactttacattattattggaacataatgatttattattaaggacagaaataatatatcaagATTTTTTAAgacatttttttaaacataaaTTACTACATATAAAGttgaagaaaaagaatCATGATAATGCTTATCAGTTAGTTCCATGGTCTCAAACACTATTTAGTGAATTTGATAGTACGTATAACtttttacattttaaatatttgataatattatttcatGATAGTTACTACGCATTTGTAGATTATTTTGAAGGAAAGGATAAATTAAATCAAGTATTAAAGgataataaagaaaataagaCCATAGATAATTTagataaatttttaaatgagttattaaatttgtttttaataGAAAAGGTAGGAATATTATCAACATTAGAAGAATATTTTGTAAGTACTGTAAAGCAAGTTGGACGAACACTATCAGATGATCATCACTTTGATTCTTCAGAATATACAGATAATTATTTTACTCCAGAAGAAGAAGAACAAGCATTAAAAGATTTTAAAGAAGAAGAGTATTTAGAACATGATTTTCATcataatgaaaatgatatggatcattattatgaatatcAAGGTGATTTTGATAGTtatgaagaagaagaaaatgaacTCAGAAAATTTAAAGAAGATGAACCTGAATTATTTCCAATGGATGAAACTCCAATAACAGACGATTACACATCGCATGATGATACATTGAATCATTTTGATGATAAACAAACAGAAGATCATGaatctttttatatatcagAAGATGAAGATAATTTAAATCATCCTTATGAAGAAGAATGTGATATGTCACATAATGAGGAGGAAAAGGACGACACATATAATGCACCTCGTGGGGATCACGACGACTCTTTTTTTACGTATGAAGAAGAGGAGGACATTGAAAGAAATGACGACGTTGAACAAAATGACGACGTTGAAAGAAATGACGACGTTGAAAGGTATGACCATGTTGAAAGGAATGACCATGTTGAAAGGAATGGAGAAAATTCTAGTTGGTCTGAAGAAGAcgaagaaaataaaaattcatttttatcttaTCAGAATCATGACGAAAGAGATATATCACCTCACAATATGAATCAACACAAAAAGGAATTATTTGACCATAATAAGATAACACCCCACCAGCTGGATcattcaaaaaatattgtagGTCATCACTATGATAATGTATATCACAACCacaatataaaacattacagaaaaaaaaatggccaacaaaataacaatatagACCAAAAAGGttacaaaaaattttataagaaACATCAAAATAATGTACTTGGTGAGTCTTCATTTGTAACCCTATTCGAAGGAGATGAGAAGCATGACTACACCGAActgagaaaaaaaattgaagaGAATCTGAAAGAAGAATGGAAAAAAAGATTTAACGAAGAAAAAGAACNNNNNNNNNNNNNNNNNNNNNNNNNNNNTGCAAAAGATGATCTAGAAGAATTAGAATTTTTAAGAACTAGAGATGCTGAAGAATCCGAATCCGAGTCCGAACCTGATGCTGCAAAAGGTGaagtaaaatatttatcaGCTAGTAGAAGTCCAgattctttttattataatacaGCTATTAGTTCATTCCATGAAAAAATGGAAGAACTTTATAATACATCTATATCTAGTAGTTTAAATTATGttaaagaaattaataGAAAATTTGATGATGTATATAGAGAATTAAAATCTAAATCCTATCCTAAATTTGATGACTTGACTAGCCaaacaaaaacaaattGTAATAAGTTATTTCAAAAATTGAATGAATCtataaaagataaagaatatcaaaaaaatatattattatataaaaataaagtaattgatatattagatgatattcaaaaaaaagctaatggaaaatatattattattcaaagTCTAATAGTTGAAAAATtagatttatataaaagtgAAGTTGTTCGTTTATCTGATCgtaaattttataaaaattttagAAAAGTTTTAGgtaaaagaaaaatgaaaatgttAGAAGATTTTAGAGCACAGTTTAAAGATGCTCTTCGTTTTATAAAAGACATGACTACAACATATGTTGAAGAAGAATATACAAAGGTTTTagaagatatatatatggaaaaaaagaaatattataaagaaCAATATTCAAAAATGAGAAGAATTATATCCAGTAATTTAGATTATGAAGtaaataaacaaattaaaGAACATTATCATAAAGTAGATACTATATCAGAACACAAATTTCAAGAGATAAGACAACACATGAGAGATAAAATTGAAAGTACTATTAATGAGTTGTATAAAGAAGTGTATGTTGTAATACAAGTAGATTTAGCTCATTATTACAACCAACTAGAAACCCTTTATTCTGATCTTTTCCAAGCATTACAACAAAATAAACACATACCTAGACATTTAAATgttttagaaaaaaaattagaaataacaaaaaggaagaagaaaaataaagCAGCTTTTTTTTCTGCTAGTCCTAATATGTTGGATTTACAACATTCAAGTGATACTTCAATTGGAGGATCACAAAGAAATGGAGATGTCCTAAAATCTGAAGATAATGAGGAAATGTTATTATTGGAACAAATTCAAAGtttaaaaaacaaaatggGTGATAATCAAAATGAAATGGGTTCTATTCTAGAAAAGTTAGATAATTTAAGCGATGAATATGAATCACTACAGAACAAATTAAATGTAGTAGAAgagatatataaaaacttAAGACATTTTAAACATTATGttgaaaaattatataaagaaagTAAGATACATAGAGAGAAATTTATAATCAAAGTAGATGTATTATCAAATGTATATTCTAGTTTAGAATATCTGgtaaaatttttattgCATGATTTTGAAGAATGGTCATTTGAAAAGGAGGAGTTGGAGAAACGTTTGTATGAACTTGaacaaagaaaaaaatatgttacattagaaatacaaataagagatatattatttaaagaTATACAAGATGTGAAAGgtgaatatataaatattagtaataataataatattaggaataatttgaaaaaaCAAGTTTTAAAAGATCTAGATCTGGAGATAAGTAAACTAAAGGATCAGATAATAGAAttagatataaaaaaaaatattgcattagaacaaataaattatcTAACAAATAATAGTAATGAGATAGTTCCAGATGTTATTAGTGGTCTTATGCCTGCTCCAAGAATAGTTCCAGTATCTgaagatatatatgattatataacatGGATAAGAGATAATACAGCTGTAATAAATGACACCTTAAGACATTTTGTTATGACGTTTgatcaaaaaatatatgattatgatgataatataatttttgtttataattttaaagaattagtatataaagaaaatttgtctgatgaaaaatataatgctaattattattatgaattGAATAgattttatttacatttagAAGAATTCtattatatctttaaaCATTATGTggaattaaaaaagatagAGGATTTAGGAGACGTGGTAACTCCTCCTTTGGAGGAAAACATaatagtaaaaaaaaattcattGATAGAAGTTCATTCAAAAGACAAGGATAAAAGAGAAACCATACAATATTTagaaagaaatatattacatatatataatatattaaagaatattaagaataataatattcatttgtATCATTATCTAGTACCTGATTTAAGTATTATCTTGATAGATCCTGATGAGTTTAAAAAGTTGGAAGGTGATGAAAAAAAACCTGAGCTTATAAAATTACACAAATATTTGGTGGATACCTATACAAATTTGAAAAGAGAGGGAGAAGTGGTTGATGAAACATATAAGGAGtatataaattatcataatcACTTTGAGCATACCTATCATAAATTATTGTGGTATATGACTATATTGAAGCGTTATATAGATAgaagtaaaaaaatatatgaaaagTCATATGGAACCCCTGGCGTGTCTCACatacaaatatatgataataaagGTAAAACTAAAACTAAAACAAAAAGTAAAagtaattataataataattataataataattataataataattatagtAATGTTTCTTATTTTCATTCGTATGCACAACTgaattatcataatatgGCAAACGAAGGTAGcgaaaatatatttatgaaatCTCCTATTTTAATTCAATACGATATGCAAAAAGTAGTAGAGTCTAATgaaaaaagatatattcGAGTTCTTAAGGATCAGAATAATTTCCCCTACAAACTTGGAGAGATAAAAGAGACATATGTGttgaataaaaatatatatgacaAATATGTAAGAAGTAATAAATTGAATGAATACaacaaatatatgaatataaaattatataatattgtaagtgaaaataaaaaagggaaattatatttatttgaaaaagaagaactggaaaaatatcatataatgTTTGGAGGTAAATCATTAATTAAAGGTAGTTTATCAAATTTTTTGTCTCAtagtaaaataaaaaatataaataagaatttacttataaatcaaataaatgatagtgtaaatgaatatttaaaaaagagTAATATTAGTTATACATCTATAATAGAGttgataaaatatttacaaaagACTCCGAATgttatacatattatagATTTGATAAGAATAGGAAATAGAATATTAGATGtttctaatatattatatataaacaaacAATGGTTTagtttatatttatatacattatttgAATTGTTGGGTATAGAGATAAATATGGAAATTTCAGAATTACATGAACAAATCGAATTGAAAGAAAAAGAGaatgattataatattagTTATAAATCGTATGTCttacaatatttatatatattaagaaattataacaaaaggatcgaaataaaaaataagataCAAAGTAATGTTTtgaaatttttattaccTCAGCATACATTTGAGATTCAAGATTATAGTCCTgttttatatgattttttaaaatcAATAAATGATAGTATGGATGGAGATTCATCAACATATGAACAAtttaaaaagaagaatTCAGAATTTTATGGAACAATAAAAAgtgttataaaaaaaggtatcgaagattttttatattcaaCATTTGAAAAGATTATAGAAGAAAATCCTCaattaaaagaagaattatattttgatgataattataatgatgaagaaaGAGATCGTTTTAGATTTGCTAATTATATATGGGATCGAGCTAATTTGAATGAAATATTGactttatatttttatgtattaaatCCAGGTTTACGTAgtgtaatatataaacattttattaaagtaaatataaaatgtttaaaagattatactaattttgattttaaagaattattttcatttttaaacTATGATGATATAGGTGCTagttttataaattatttaaaagaacATGAATTATTTGAAGTACCACctttaataatatttttacgatttttttttaataaaaagaatgaagaattatttacatttagTTATATTCGatcaaaaataaattcGTATTTTGAAGGTAAAACATTAGAtagaaaaacaaaagaaatGATAGCAATATTAgtatattccttttttatgAGAATATCTTATTTGTCTGTTTCTTATTTtgataatgatatatttaaaataataaataaaagtgATTTAAAgattttaatattatttcatacaataataaataaaataaattatttattatattgtgGTACTGagaaattatttatagaaCGATATGTTCCAACCAATTTATACTTACAAAAtagaatatttaaaatagATGCAGTTAAATTATTTCAtcaatttatatataatataccaccatatataaaaaatctagtattacatttttttaaaagtaaTCAATTTGTAGATgttacaaaaaaattaataatagattttttaaaacattcTCATAAATTATTAGATATAACAAATCATAAGGATGgtcatttttatcaattaaaaaataatatatataaattagaaacttttttattttcttggaaatataatttttctaaaaataaaaatattatagaaTCTACATATACAAAACTTATAGAAACAAATCCAagttttaaaaatatgccattattatataatagaagaataaaatatgattCTATCAATGAAAAATTAGAATATAAAGAAGAATTAGATTTATATGATATGATAGATAATGATTCATTTGAACAACTATTagatttattaaataaagaatCTATAAATTTAGAACAATTAagtttattattttcacgttatataacaaatgaagctaatataaatgattaccccaaattatatatgtttaaaaaatatataacatttgTTCAAGATgaaactttttttttacgtttatatgaatatttatataatctattatataaagaatttaAATTACCTCAACcaatatatgaattatattatgtatttataaaaacatttatagaatatatattattaccagaaaaattaacacaagaagaaaaatcacaaaatgttttaaattatgatttacacaataaatatatgaatttcCAACAGTTCTCacaaaaattatttttatgtctatttaatttttattattatgatgaaatatatgaatGCCAACCTTTTGGTTCATTTACACAAGAAGAATTCTCATATGAGCaacaaatatttaatatattacaacaaccatttatagatataaatCCAGTCATCaaacataattatataaatgacGATTATTATAACTATGAAAAAGGTCTCAACGGAAATTATTTAAGTGCAAATCttaacaataataataataatataaataataattatgtaaATACTAAAGATAAAAACGGAGATTTCACACATGGAATCAATATAAATAgtgatatattaaacatttttataaaacaatatataacaCTAGTAGACAAACCATTAGATCAACAAAATGTGCAAATCGATATATTTAATGTCAAATATTTCACATTAGAAATAACAAAATTTGttttaaaacatatattaaaaaaattaccatataattatttaatacaCATGAATTGGAatgatacatatatacatatagACCATATATTAGATTATCTATTTTTACacttttataaaaaaaataaaacacAATTAGATCTACAACAAAATCAATTACAAGGATTAGCAAATAAAATcaattttgaaaaaaaaaatattgcTAACACACATATAAACGATCAATACATATCAAAGCAAATATCACAAGCTGTTCAAAATTATGATAGATCTAATAACTTTTTTGGaacaataaataatttattaaaagattCAAACCAATTACAACCTACATATAgacatattaaatattatattgatcattatatattacaatatGCTTTACATAATCATAtgttatttaaatatttatataacatattcaaaaatatacatcaatataaaacatatttcCCTACATTATCagaattatatttatatatcgACAAGAGGGTCACTATAATTAATGCCATGAATAATTCATTTCTATATAAGAGGATTCACACACGTGAAGTAATTCACACATTCTTGTTAGTGTGTCACGCGCTCGGTCTCGACCTCTAcgaattataa